One region of Limnospira fusiformis SAG 85.79 genomic DNA includes:
- a CDS encoding RNA polymerase sigma factor, RpoD/SigA family, with amino-acid sequence MATAKTTQTELTSRNPRSGASMDAVRTYLHEIGRVPLLTREEEIIYGKKVQQMMSLLEMRDELTKELDHDPTAAEWSAKAGLSESEMTEIMNRGRRAKQKMIEANLRLVVSIAKKYQKRNMEFLDLIQEGTLGLERGVEKFDPMRGYKFSTYAYWWIRQAITRAIAQNSRTIRLPIHITEKLNKIKKVQRELFQQYGRNATPTEIAKALDLEPSQIRDYLLASRHPVSLDLRVGDNQDTELQDLLEDESASADNYVTQQLLRQDLKDLMADLTPQQREVLTLRYGLNDGKEMSLSKVGVHMNISRERVRQLENQALNHLRRRKAQMREYLAC; translated from the coding sequence ATGGCAACTGCTAAAACCACACAAACTGAATTAACATCGCGGAACCCCCGCTCTGGTGCTTCCATGGATGCAGTGCGGACTTATTTGCACGAAATTGGTCGAGTTCCACTTTTGACCAGAGAAGAAGAAATCATCTACGGTAAAAAAGTACAGCAGATGATGAGTCTGTTGGAAATGCGCGATGAGTTAACCAAAGAACTCGATCACGATCCTACGGCGGCGGAATGGTCAGCGAAGGCGGGATTGAGTGAGTCGGAAATGACTGAGATCATGAATCGCGGTCGTCGTGCGAAGCAGAAAATGATCGAGGCGAATTTGCGACTGGTGGTATCTATCGCCAAGAAGTACCAGAAACGGAATATGGAATTCTTGGATTTAATCCAAGAGGGAACTCTGGGTCTGGAAAGGGGTGTTGAGAAATTCGATCCTATGCGCGGGTATAAATTCTCAACCTATGCTTACTGGTGGATTCGCCAAGCCATTACCCGTGCGATCGCCCAAAACTCTCGGACTATCCGTCTGCCGATCCATATTACAGAAAAACTGAACAAAATTAAAAAAGTTCAGCGGGAATTGTTCCAGCAGTATGGTCGCAATGCTACTCCCACGGAAATTGCGAAAGCATTAGATTTGGAACCGTCTCAGATTCGGGATTATTTGTTAGCTTCCCGTCATCCGGTTTCCCTTGACCTGCGAGTTGGTGATAACCAGGATACGGAACTGCAAGATCTACTGGAAGATGAATCGGCTTCTGCTGATAACTATGTTACCCAACAACTGTTGCGGCAGGATCTCAAAGACCTGATGGCGGATCTGACTCCCCAGCAGCGGGAAGTGTTGACTTTGCGCTACGGTCTCAATGACGGTAAGGAAATGTCCTTATCCAAAGTGGGAGTACACATGAACATCAGTCGTGAACGGGTGCGCCAGTTGGAAAACCAGGCTTTGAACCACCTGCGTCGTCGTAAAGCCCAAATGCGGGAATATCTGGCCTGCTAA
- a CDS encoding diguanylate cyclase, with product MMGSIPEQTLKADILVVDDQPENLHLLSSLLRQVGDHVRQSLNAEMALTSVQAKLPDLILLDVRIPGMSGYELCRHLKNSENTSKVPIIFLSALNDIDSIMAGFQVGGVDYITKPFHNSEVLIRVNTQLRLYQLQKQLELQNQSLQEQIRLSQIYLHDRQVAEARRKLLEKAIAATQNGVVITDPNQPDNPIIYVNAGWERLTGYAANEVIGSNCRFLQVNQRDQPALDDIRRAIAEAEECRVILKNYRRDGTIFWNELFISPVRNEPGELTNFIGIQTDVTERKKSEEALERSRIALKKTNQELQRLALDDDLTQVANRRRFNEYLAYNWHRCAREQEPIALILCDVDYFQPYNDTFGHQAGDDCLHKIARAISGAIQPFSRFGGSLWWRRICAIILPNTPINGAMKVAERIRKQVENLRIPHPSSKSSNYVTVSLGVACQIAHSELCVDS from the coding sequence ATGATGGGTAGTATTCCAGAGCAAACCTTGAAAGCAGATATTTTGGTGGTTGATGATCAGCCGGAAAATCTGCATCTTTTGTCTTCTTTGCTTCGACAGGTTGGTGATCATGTTAGACAGTCTCTTAATGCCGAGATGGCTCTGACTTCTGTTCAGGCTAAATTGCCAGATTTAATATTGCTTGATGTCCGCATACCTGGGATGAGTGGCTATGAGTTATGTCGCCATTTAAAAAATAGTGAAAATACTAGCAAAGTCCCGATTATTTTTTTGAGCGCCCTTAATGATATTGACTCGATTATGGCGGGTTTTCAAGTGGGCGGTGTAGATTATATTACCAAGCCTTTTCATAACTCAGAAGTCCTGATCCGAGTTAATACACAACTGCGACTTTATCAACTGCAAAAACAACTGGAACTGCAAAATCAATCCCTCCAAGAACAGATCCGCCTCAGTCAGATATATTTACACGATCGCCAGGTAGCAGAAGCACGGCGAAAACTCTTAGAAAAAGCGATCGCCGCTACCCAAAATGGCGTGGTGATTACTGACCCTAATCAACCAGATAATCCTATTATTTATGTGAATGCTGGCTGGGAAAGACTCACGGGTTATGCAGCTAATGAAGTCATCGGTTCTAACTGTAGATTTCTTCAGGTAAACCAACGAGATCAACCCGCCCTAGATGATATTCGACGGGCGATCGCGGAAGCCGAAGAATGTCGCGTCATTCTCAAAAACTATCGCCGAGATGGTACAATTTTCTGGAATGAATTGTTTATTTCTCCAGTCAGGAATGAACCGGGAGAATTAACTAATTTTATTGGTATTCAAACTGATGTCACCGAGCGCAAAAAATCCGAAGAAGCCCTAGAAAGGTCAAGAATTGCCCTCAAAAAAACCAACCAAGAATTACAACGCCTCGCCCTTGATGACGACTTAACTCAAGTAGCTAACCGTCGCCGTTTTAATGAATATTTAGCCTATAATTGGCATCGTTGCGCTAGGGAACAAGAACCGATAGCTTTAATTCTCTGTGATGTAGATTATTTTCAACCCTATAATGATACCTTCGGACATCAAGCCGGAGATGATTGTTTACACAAAATAGCCAGAGCAATTTCTGGCGCTATTCAACCGTTCAGTAGATTTGGTGGCTCGTTATGGTGGCGAAGAATTTGTGCTATTATTCTGCCGAATACACCCATCAACGGTGCGATGAAAGTGGCTGAACGTATCCGTAAGCAAGTGGAAAATCTCCGTATTCCTCACCCCAGTTCTAAAAGTAGTAATTATGTTACCGTCAGTCTGGGTGTCGCTTGCCAAATTGCTCATTCTGAGTTATGCGTAGATAGTTGA
- a CDS encoding Nif11-like leader peptide family RiPP precursor, whose product MRAFIEAIANHPEWQEKIMAADHIQDLLKIATSAGYNITIKELEATLTQDFGELVLELDNSPGISSGYARILLTQLIESICFCS is encoded by the coding sequence ATGCGAGCATTTATAGAAGCGATCGCCAATCATCCAGAATGGCAGGAAAAAATCATGGCGGCTGACCACATTCAAGACTTGCTCAAAATTGCCACATCCGCTGGATATAATATCACCATCAAAGAATTAGAAGCTACCCTAACTCAAGATTTTGGTGAACTGGTCCTTGAGTTAGACAATAGCCCTGGGATTTCTTCTGGTTACGCCCGCATTTTGCTAACTCAACTGATAGAATCGATCTGTTTTTGTAGTTAA
- a CDS encoding SGNH/GDSL hydrolase family protein produces the protein MVVTIIGLETSVAIPEPIKPDYEQQQSPFSGTNKIVVVGDSITQAGGQYGGYVWLFRRYINTLYPGESIEIIPSGVSGNKSTDVEARFNQDVLLHRPNLVVINVGVNDVMQSFHKSSESETEPSPLEVYRQKLSAMVKAARARNIRVLLLSPTIIYEDLNSRENIRMVEYINAMRDVAAQHQVQFLDLHTPFRHIIMTYQRYGGRSQNILTRDGIHPNHAGHQIITYILLRGLGVPEQQIQHLTFD, from the coding sequence ATGGTAGTTACGATTATAGGTTTAGAGACTTCTGTGGCTATTCCTGAGCCGATAAAACCTGATTATGAACAACAGCAAAGTCCCTTCAGCGGCACTAATAAAATTGTGGTGGTCGGAGATAGCATTACCCAAGCGGGGGGACAGTATGGGGGTTATGTCTGGTTGTTCAGACGCTACATTAACACTCTGTATCCGGGAGAGTCTATTGAGATTATTCCTTCGGGAGTTTCGGGAAATAAATCAACTGATGTAGAAGCTAGATTTAATCAAGATGTACTCTTACACCGACCCAATTTAGTGGTGATTAATGTGGGAGTTAACGATGTGATGCAAAGTTTTCATAAATCTTCGGAATCCGAAACAGAACCCTCTCCTTTAGAAGTCTATCGCCAAAAATTAAGCGCTATGGTCAAGGCGGCTAGAGCCAGAAATATTCGAGTTTTGCTCCTGTCACCTACGATTATTTATGAAGACTTAAACAGCCGCGAAAATATCCGTATGGTTGAATATATTAATGCTATGCGAGATGTGGCTGCTCAACATCAAGTACAGTTTCTTGACCTACATACCCCCTTCCGCCATATTATCATGACTTATCAGCGCTATGGAGGGCGATCGCAAAATATTCTCACCCGTGACGGTATCCACCCTAACCACGCCGGACATCAAATTATCACCTATATTCTGCTGCGGGGTTTAGGGGTTCCTGAACAGCAAATTCAGCATTTAACCTTTGACTAA
- a CDS encoding RNA recognition motif domain-containing protein, producing MSIYVGNLSYDVTPDDLSEVFAQYGTVKRSMIPTDRETGRSRGFGFVEMVNEDEETKAIEALDGAEWMGRSLKVNKARPRENNKQRGGFKRDY from the coding sequence ATGTCGATATACGTCGGTAACTTGTCCTATGACGTTACCCCAGATGATTTAAGCGAAGTTTTTGCTCAATACGGAACAGTTAAACGGTCAATGATCCCTACAGACCGAGAAACTGGGCGATCAAGGGGCTTTGGCTTTGTGGAAATGGTTAACGAAGATGAGGAAACTAAAGCCATAGAGGCCCTCGACGGGGCGGAATGGATGGGTCGTTCTCTAAAAGTCAATAAAGCCAGACCGAGAGAAAACAATAAACAGCGCGGAGGTTTTAAGCGGGATTATTAG
- a CDS encoding GTP-binding protein produces the protein MSIDQELDNTISTFADIEAELNLRHAQDVLRDLVKNLDLTSSERQGLESDLSGLQQMLDKLEHTSIQIAVFGMVGRGKSSILNALLGQTVFATGPTHGITRTTEAKPWQVEGENPTGAMSYRISQVELIDTPGIDEVDGQTREQMARQVAEKADLLLFVIAGDITQVEYQALSWLRDAGKPMLLVFNKIDQYPPGDRQAIYEKIRDERVRELLSPDEIVMVAASPLVASAVRRPDGSFQTQLNRGEPQINDLKLKILDILHREGKSLIALNTMLYAEDVNEQVVQRKLEIRADQARSVIWNATITKAVAIAINPLTAIDLLSGVAIDITLILTLSKLYGIPMTQRGALDLLQKIALSMGGIGASELITNLGLSSLKGLLGVTAPATGGATLAPYLSVAVTQAAVAGASTYGIGQVTTTYLANGASWGDDKPKAVVRRILLSLDQASILGRIKNELWIKLGLEASN, from the coding sequence ATGAGCATAGATCAAGAACTAGACAATACTATTTCGACTTTTGCTGATATTGAGGCTGAGTTAAACCTGCGTCATGCTCAAGATGTCCTGCGGGACTTGGTGAAAAATCTCGACTTGACCTCCTCAGAACGTCAGGGACTCGAATCTGATCTCAGTGGTTTACAACAGATGCTTGATAAACTAGAGCATACCTCTATACAAATTGCTGTTTTTGGTATGGTGGGGCGTGGTAAATCTTCGATTTTGAATGCCTTATTGGGTCAAACAGTATTTGCTACGGGTCCCACCCATGGTATTACTCGCACTACAGAGGCTAAACCCTGGCAGGTGGAAGGAGAAAACCCTACCGGCGCAATGTCTTATCGTATCTCTCAGGTGGAACTTATTGATACACCCGGTATTGATGAGGTTGACGGTCAGACCCGCGAACAAATGGCGCGTCAGGTGGCGGAAAAAGCTGACTTATTATTATTTGTGATTGCCGGCGATATCACCCAGGTGGAATATCAAGCCCTCTCCTGGCTCCGAGATGCCGGAAAACCAATGCTTTTGGTATTTAATAAGATTGATCAATATCCCCCTGGCGATCGCCAAGCTATTTATGAAAAAATTAGGGATGAGAGAGTGCGGGAATTACTCTCTCCTGATGAAATTGTCATGGTAGCCGCTTCTCCCTTGGTGGCTTCGGCGGTGCGCCGCCCTGATGGTAGTTTTCAAACTCAATTGAACCGAGGGGAGCCTCAAATTAATGACCTCAAATTAAAGATTCTCGATATCTTACACCGGGAGGGTAAATCTTTAATCGCCCTTAATACTATGCTCTATGCGGAAGATGTTAATGAGCAGGTGGTGCAGCGCAAACTCGAAATTCGCGCCGATCAAGCCCGTAGTGTGATCTGGAATGCTACCATTACTAAGGCAGTGGCGATCGCTATTAATCCCCTCACCGCTATTGATTTGCTTAGTGGGGTGGCTATTGATATCACCCTGATTTTAACCTTATCCAAGCTCTACGGCATCCCTATGACCCAACGGGGAGCTTTAGATTTACTCCAGAAAATTGCCCTCAGCATGGGCGGTATTGGAGCCAGTGAGTTGATTACTAATTTGGGCCTGAGTTCCCTTAAAGGTTTGCTGGGAGTTACAGCGCCTGCTACCGGGGGCGCAACCCTCGCTCCCTATTTGTCTGTTGCTGTGACTCAGGCGGCGGTGGCGGGGGCCTCTACTTATGGTATTGGTCAGGTCACAACTACCTATCTCGCTAACGGTGCTTCCTGGGGAGACGATAAGCCTAAAGCAGTAGTGAGGCGGATTCTGTTATCATTGGATCAAGCCTCTATTTTGGGCCGTATTAAGAACGAACTATGGATAAAATTAGGGTTGGAGGCATCAAATTAG
- a CDS encoding type II toxin-antitoxin system VapC family toxin: MAQKTRSPEVISMVSTEQTKRYLDTNILVYSIDLSRENRPKHRAALEILRPGRLEILCLSSQVVAEFYSVVTGSKSVAHPLTPQETISRIERFMQMPNIEFLSMSDEVFQQWLELLKIHPVSGARVFDLMHLAIMQCHQVESIYTFNADDFNWQTEIKVIIPSA; encoded by the coding sequence TTGGCGCAAAAGACGCGATCGCCAGAAGTGATATCTATGGTATCAACTGAGCAAACTAAACGATATTTAGATACTAATATTTTGGTCTATTCAATTGATTTGAGTCGGGAGAATAGACCAAAACATCGGGCGGCTTTGGAAATTCTCAGACCTGGTAGGTTAGAAATCCTCTGTTTGTCTTCTCAGGTAGTTGCCGAGTTTTATTCTGTTGTAACGGGTTCTAAATCTGTAGCCCATCCCCTAACCCCTCAAGAGACAATTTCGCGAATCGAAAGATTTATGCAAATGCCGAATATCGAATTTCTGTCCATGTCAGATGAAGTATTCCAGCAATGGTTGGAATTGCTCAAAATACACCCCGTCAGCGGGGCGAGAGTATTTGACTTGATGCACCTCGCGATTATGCAATGCCATCAAGTCGAAAGTATTTATACATTTAATGCAGATGATTTTAATTGGCAGACTGAAATCAAAGTCATCATACCCAGTGCTTAA
- a CDS encoding DUF1824 family protein: MGLCLAQTHTRVGKLSYHISPYLEKYRGVLVSCQSSEENGVNGTYGHFPLDLFATA, from the coding sequence ATTGGTCTTTGTTTAGCACAAACCCATACCAGAGTTGGGAAGCTCTCCTACCATATTAGCCCCTACTTAGAAAAGTATCGTGGGGTACTGGTTTCCTGTCAGTCTTCGGAGGAAAATGGGGTGAACGGTACTTATGGCCATTTCCCTTTAGATCTGTTTGCTACAGCCTAG
- a CDS encoding UDP-N-acetylmuramoyl-tripeptide--D-alanyl-D-alanine ligase → MSELFTLTQLLQILTVNGEVSCDVSNNFPVIGITTDTRTLQRGEVFVALQGDRFDGHDFVVAAIAKGALCAVVNREFAVSHPEFPLIPVADTLRAYQTLARSWRDRFSIPIIGVTGSVGKTTTKELISAVLSHHGKVHKTFGNYNNEIGVPKTLLELRSDHDFAVIEMAMRGPGEIADLTRIARPTVGVIVNVGTAHIGRLGSEDAIARAKCELLAEMPDTSIAVLNHDNRRLMSTATQVWSGTTITYGLEGGILQGELLGHETIRVAGIELPLPLPGSHNASNFLAALAVLRAIAGWETSAEELYAPLSTGLSLQMPQGRAKRYHLAQDILLLDETYNAGLESTLAALKLLAETPGNRHIAVLGTMKELGERSLEFHQQVGAETQRLNLDGLFILADLAEAQAMAEGAMVIDFIDIQDLGSPQAHQLMIDKVLAFLKPGDRVLFKASNSVGMNRVVEGVRSQLIINH, encoded by the coding sequence ATGTCTGAGCTGTTTACCCTGACCCAACTGTTGCAGATTTTAACAGTAAATGGGGAAGTATCCTGTGATGTGTCTAATAACTTTCCTGTGATTGGTATCACAACTGATACTCGTACCCTCCAACGGGGAGAGGTATTTGTGGCATTGCAGGGCGATCGCTTTGATGGACATGATTTTGTCGTGGCGGCGATCGCTAAAGGGGCCCTTTGTGCGGTGGTTAATCGGGAATTTGCTGTCTCTCACCCGGAATTTCCCTTAATTCCAGTGGCTGATACTTTACGCGCTTATCAGACCCTCGCACGCAGTTGGCGCGATCGCTTTTCTATTCCTATAATTGGCGTGACGGGTTCCGTGGGAAAAACTACTACTAAAGAACTCATTTCCGCTGTACTTTCTCATCATGGTAAGGTTCACAAAACCTTCGGGAATTACAACAACGAAATAGGAGTCCCGAAAACTCTCCTAGAATTGCGCTCGGATCATGATTTTGCTGTCATTGAAATGGCTATGCGCGGACCGGGAGAAATTGCTGACTTGACTCGCATAGCCCGTCCTACGGTGGGGGTAATTGTCAATGTGGGAACTGCTCATATCGGCCGTTTGGGTTCGGAAGATGCGATCGCTCGTGCTAAGTGTGAATTGCTGGCGGAAATGCCGGATACATCAATCGCTGTGCTTAATCATGATAACCGCCGCCTCATGTCAACCGCGACTCAAGTTTGGTCGGGAACAACTATTACCTATGGTTTGGAAGGGGGGATTTTACAGGGGGAATTATTAGGACATGAAACTATCCGCGTGGCAGGTATAGAGTTGCCTTTACCTTTACCGGGTTCCCATAATGCCTCTAATTTTTTGGCGGCTTTGGCTGTGCTTAGGGCGATCGCTGGTTGGGAAACTTCCGCCGAAGAACTTTATGCACCCCTCAGCACCGGCTTATCCCTACAAATGCCACAGGGACGGGCTAAACGTTACCACCTGGCTCAGGATATTCTGTTGTTAGATGAAACTTATAATGCGGGTTTAGAATCAACTTTGGCGGCGTTAAAATTGTTGGCGGAAACTCCCGGTAATCGTCATATCGCAGTGTTGGGTACTATGAAGGAGTTGGGTGAGCGATCGCTTGAATTTCATCAGCAAGTTGGGGCGGAAACTCAAAGGCTCAATTTAGATGGTTTATTTATTTTGGCTGATTTGGCTGAGGCTCAAGCTATGGCTGAGGGCGCTATGGTAATCGATTTTATTGATATTCAAGACCTCGGTTCCCCCCAAGCTCATCAACTGATGATTGACAAGGTTCTCGCATTCCTTAAACCGGGCGATCGCGTTCTGTTTAAAGCCTCTAATTCTGTCGGAATGAACCGCGTTGTAGAAGGGGTGCGATCGCAATTAATCATCAACCATTGA